A genomic region of Pyrus communis chromosome 14, drPyrComm1.1, whole genome shotgun sequence contains the following coding sequences:
- the LOC137714494 gene encoding uncharacterized protein, translating into MGNCIRHESSMWAGEDWGCLANGMNGDSYCDGDQANIKIMKRKKNQIEEASQRDSCCSTTTTTSNSSKIRAATEVKIKITKKQWEELLGKVEFKQTSVEQVLAQLIRVSDGYETQLQRSWRPALQSIPEVN; encoded by the coding sequence ATGGGAAATTGCATAAGGCATGAATCGTCTATGTGGGCAGGAGAGGACTGGGGGTGTCTAGCAAATGGAATGAACGGTGACAGTTATTGCGATGGTGATCAAGCGAACATAAAGAtcatgaagaggaagaagaaccaGATTGAAGAAGCAAGCCAGAGGGATTCATGTTGttctacaacaacaacaactagTAACAGTAGTAAAATTAGAGCAGCAACAGAGGTGAAGATCAAGATCACAAAGAAGCAGTGGGAAGAGTTGTTGGGAAAGGTGGAGTTTAAGCAAACGTCAGTTGAGCAGGTTTTGGCTCAGTTGATTAGGGTTAGTGATGGCTATGAGACCCAGTTGCAAAGGTCTTGGAGGCCTGCTCTTCAAAGCATTCCTGAGGTCAATTAA
- the LOC137715688 gene encoding uncharacterized protein: MADYEPPSFSLGLDLGFDSQLQPAAANHSTPAAAPNSSRGSNAHTPVEVDEEFKPQITGPDPDPGSRPGRPLKRLKRGVAEKREPTPATPCRNVDDDIEDFSPGEDFVQDVHPSTQYHTVSSSSKVPLRGSGVLTSQSSCHSMGRKRKPVSDVSASVSLEESHKGFMFPKLTASPLRRFQLIDSDSDDPSPSESVSRVNCDVDASSKKQKYSSAHAATTSETKKKSSMSMPVDVDLWKDFCPIKKFSIPTPALDEVCMEYLRSGKDKSAQNFERVSCLHTNENFHETMPGGQDFEQLWNMADPLPPAHRYFFHDDPKIRKLVCNRLPNFFPLVNIRGNQQSGASVIDYMGQFSNGDASKQRVSQKIDLEKSSNRQRNKSNVPSVEDASGSWVNPKDGKLAQKVSVNKSSKKGRIKSGKSNVGTVEHASGNWVEPRSCVSTKRVQANAQPSSQWDAFGGSGQAAGYWYTGPGGRKVYRCKTGQELSGSAAYRQYKKESGRSVQAKKPKPKPRKKNVPKKR; the protein is encoded by the exons ATGGCCGACTACGAGCCTCCGTCGTTCTCTCTCGGACTCGACCTAGGTTTTGATTCGCAGCTCCAACCAGCTGCCGCGAACCACTCCACACCCGCCGCAGCTCCAAACTCTTCGCGGGGTTCCAATGCCCATACACCCGTTGAGGTAGATGAGGAGTTCAAGCCTCAAATCACGGGCCCGGATCCAGATCCTGGGTCCCGACCCGGCCGACCGCTCAAGCGGCTCAAGAGAGGGGTGGCTGAGAAGCGGGAACCTACGCCGGCGACGCCGTGTCGTAATGTTGACGACGATATCGAAGATTTCTCGCCTGGGGAAGATTTTGTTCAAG ATGTGCATCCGTCAACACAATACCATACTGTATCTAGTAGTTCAAAGGTCCCATTGCGTGGAAGTGGGGTTTTAACCTCTCAATCATCCTGCCATAGCATGGGAAGGAAAAGGAAACCAGTTTCAGATGTCTCAGCTTCTGTGAGTTTGGAGGAAAGCCACAAAGGATTCATGTTTCCGAAGTTAACTGCCAGTCCTCTTCGAAGGTTCCAATTAATTGATTCCGATTCTGATGACCCTTCACCCAGTGAAAGTGTGAGCAGGGTTAATTGTGATGTTGATGCATCCTCAAAGAAGCAAAAGTATAGTTCTGCCCATGCTGCAACTACTAgtgaaacaaagaagaaatcttcTATGAGTATGCCTGTAGATGTGGATTTATGGAAAGATTTCTGTCCGATCAAGAAGTTTAGCATTCCAACACCTGCTTTAGATGAGGTATGTATGGAGTACCTGCGATCTGGAAAGGATAAGTCTGCTCAGAACTTTGAGAGGGTTTCATGTTTACATaccaatgaaaattttcatgaaaCAATGCCTGGTGGCCAAGATTTTGAACAACTCTGGAATATGGCTGATCCCCTTCCACCCGCTCATCGTTACTTTTTTCATGATGATCCAAAGATTCGGAAATTAGTCTGCAATCGCTTGCCGAATTTTTTCCCACTCGTTAACATCAGAGGAAATCAGCAGAGTGGTGCATCAGTAATTGATTACAT GGGTCAGTTTAGCAATGGAGATGCTTCAAAACAGAGAGTGAGTCAGAAGATTGACCTTGAAAAAAGCTCTAATAGGCAAAGAAATAAATCAAACGTACCAAGTGTTGAAGATGCTTCTGGAAGCTGGGTGAACCCAAAAGATGGTAAACTAGCACAGAAAGTTAGTGTCAATAAAAGCTCAAAAAAGGGGAGAATTAAGTCAGGAAAATCAAATGTTGGAACAGTCGAGCATGCTTCTGGAAACTGGGTGGAACCCAGAAGCTGCGTCAGTACAAAGCGGGTTCAAGCAAATGCTCAACCTTCTAGTCAATGGGATGCGTTTGGTGGAAGTGGGCAAGCTGCTGGTTATTGGTATACCGGCCCTGGTGGAAGGAAG GTTTATCGTTGCAAAACTGGGCAGGAATTGAGTGGTTCGGCAGCCTACAGACAGTATAAGAAG GAAAGTGGACGTTCTGTGCAagccaaaaaaccaaaaccgaaaccaagaaagaaaaatgttcCCAAGAAGAGGTGA
- the LOC137714492 gene encoding uncharacterized protein produces the protein MAPELPRYVVLQSRYNAKYLSYVKEDEQIHGFLKFSGEEVVSPYSKFHVEMAKSSGATKGLVHIRCCYNKKYWVRRSQTHNWIVAGADEPLEDESKWSCTLFEPVYVDEHDPAQGVRFRHVQLRNCACLWRNSPPYDSCLVAASGTSNSDLCDACLIVLWDSLLVLPKHIALKSNNGRYLSAQCIERHPYLQFKFDDIGDPTVGNEVFHIGDGIVPIKSNHHGKFWRRSPNWIWADSELHDNENNKDMLFWPVKLDGKFLALRNLGNNFFLQESHHGREI, from the coding sequence ATGGCGCCAGAATTGCCAAGGTATGTGGTGTTACAATCAAGGTACAACGCCAAATACTTGAGCTACGTAAAAGAAGATGAGCAGATCCATGGCTTTCTCAAATTCTCCGGAGAAGAGGTGGTGAGTCCGTACTCAAAGTTCCATGTGGAGATGGCAAAGAGTAGTGGAGCTACCAAGGGACTGGTACACATAAGATGCTGCTACAACAAGAAATACTGGGTCAGGAGGTCGCAAACCCATAATTGGATCGTCGCTGGCGCTGACGAACCCCTGGAGGATGAATCCAAATGGTCATGCACCTTGTTCGAGCCAGTCTATGTGGACGAACACGATCCTGCTCAAGGCGTCCGTTTTCGTCATGTCCAGCTCCGGAACTGTGCTTGCTTATGGCGCAATAGCCCGCCCTATGATTCCTGCTTAGTTGCAGCAAGTGGGACGTCCAACAGCGACTTATGCGATGCGTGCTTGATCGTTCTTTGGGACTCGCTGTTGGTATTGCCCAAACATATAGCCCTCAAGAGCAACAACGGGAGGTACCTCAGCGCACAGTGTATCGAGCGGCACCCTTACTTGCAGTTCAAATTCGATGACATTGGAGATCCCACGGTGGGGAATGAGGTCTTCCACATTGGGGATGGAATCGTTCCCATAAAATCCAATCACCATGGAAAATTCTGGAGGCGAAGCCCTAACTGGATATGGGCAGACTCAGAGCTTCATGATAATGAGAACAACAAGGACATGTTGTTTTGGCCTGTCAAGCTTGACGGTAAGTTCTTGGCTCTCCGCAACTTGGGTAACAACTTTTTTCTGCAAGAGTCTCACCACGGAAGGGAAATCTAA
- the LOC137714493 gene encoding uncharacterized protein, with translation MATGDAINRTNEQNTVDMKLSYKEIRSSTWNTSVSFKSGIKTTVETGVPLIAHGQIEVSAEFGPELQGGITKTSESEVETVCVVIVPPMTTVEVNLVATMGTCNVPFSYTQRDTFTNGEQITYSMDDGFYTGVNPYNFKYETIYKKACDDRSIL, from the coding sequence ATGGCCACCGGAGATGCCATTAACCGaacaaacgaacaaaacaccgtAGACATGAAGCTCTCGTACAAGGAGATTAGGAGCAGTACTTGGAACACAAGCGTGTCATTCAAGTCAGGCATCAAGACCACCGTGGAAACCGGGGTTCCTTTAATTGCACATGGACAAATCGAAGTGTCGGCCGAGTTTGGGCCAGAATTACAGGGGGGAATAACCAAGACATCGGAAAGTGAGGTGGAGACTGTGTGCGTGGTCATTGTGCCACCAATGACTACGGTGGAGGTGAATCTGGTAGCAACCATGGGTACGTGCAATGTCCCATTCTCCTACACTCAGCGCGACACATTTACTAATGGCGAACAGATTACCTACAGCATGGACGATGGGTTTTACACCGGTGTCAACCCCTACAACTTCAAATATGAGACCATATACAAGAAAGCCTGTGATGATCGATCTAtattataa